A segment of the Terribacillus aidingensis genome:
AACTGGTGGACGCAGGGGTAGACGTACTTGTTGTTGATACAGCGCATGGTCACTCCAAAGGTGTTTTGGAGCAGGTGAAAGCGATCAAGGACAAGTTCCCTGAAGTAGATTTGATAGCTGGTAACGTTGCGACAGCTGAAGGTACGCGTGCGCTGATTGAAGCTGGTGCTGACGTCGTAAAAGTTGGTATTGGACCAGGCTCCATTTGTACAACACGTGTTGTAGCTGGTGTAGGCGTACCGCAAATCACTGCTGTGTACGATTGTGCAGCGGAAGCTGAAAAGCATGGTGTCGCTATCATTGCTGACGGCGGAATCAAGTATTCCGGTGATATCGCTAAAGCGATCGCAGCAGGCGGACATGCTGTCATGCTCGGCAGTATGTTTGCAGGTACAACAGAAAGCCCTGGTGAGACTGAAATCTTCCAAGGCCGTCAATATAAAGTGTATCGCGGTATGGGTTCTGTCGGTGCAATGAAATCCGGCTCCAAGGACCGTTACTTCCAAGGTGAAACAGAAGAAGCGAAGAAATTGGTACCAGAAGGCATCGAAGGCCGTGTAGCATACAAAGGATCACTTTCCGATACAGTCCATCAGCTGCTTGGCGGCTTGCGCGCCAGCATGGGCTACTGCGGTGCTCCTGATCTTGATTACTTCCGTGAAAATGCACAGTTCATCCGTATGACTGGTGCAGGATTGCGCGAAAGCCATCCGCACGATATCCAAATCACAAAAGAAGCACCGAACTATTCCGTAAACTAATCATATTTTGAAACGACGCCAAAATCGGCGTCGTTTCTTTTTTATAGTACATAATCTAACAAATAAACAGATTTTTTGCAATATAAATAATATTGTAAAAGTAGGGAGGGTTTGCTAACGTTATGGAGAATTATTAATCTCAAGGGGGAGATGAACGAATGAAAATGAAGAAATCACTTTCAGCAGTAGTACTTATGACGTTGTTAGCACTTATACTCAGCGCTTGTGGAGGGGGAACAGCCGGGGGTTCAGGGGATTCCGGTGAGGAAGAAGGCGGACAGCAATTCATCACGCTGCTCACAGGCGGAACAGAAGGTACATATTATCCGCTTGGCGGAAGTATCGCGGAGATTCTAAATTCCAATGTGGATGATGTAAAAGCGACAGCTACCTCTACTGGTGCCTCAGTGGAGAATATGAATAAATTGAGTGAAGGAAATGATGATATCGTCGCGTTCAGCCAGACTGATATTGCTGCGTATGCATCGGAAGGAACGTTGATGTTTGATGGTCAAGGAATCGATAGCATCCAGGCCATTGGTTCTTTGTATCCGGAAACGATCCAGATTGTCGCTACGGAAGATAGCGGCATACAGACAGTGGAAGATTTAAAAGGCAAAACAGTTTCAATTGGTGCCCCAGGATCAGGAACGAATGCAAGTGCAGAAGATATCCTTGGAATCTACGACATGACAGTGGAAGATATCGAAGTCCAGAATCTTGATTTCGGTGAATCAACAGCTGGTATGCAGGATGGTACCATTGATGCTGCTTTCATTACAGCTGGTACGCCGACAGGGGCAGTAGAAAGTCTTTCAGCAACGACTCCAGTCACGATTGTAGGGCTGGATCAAGATAAAGTGGATCAATTGATCGAAGAGAAGCCTTATTACGCTCCTTACACGATCGAAGCAGGAACATACAGCTTGGAGGAGCCTGTAGAAACAGTTTCTGTAAATGCAATGCTTGTAACTACAGAAGGTATGGATGAGGAACTCGTTTATAACATGACAAAGGCATTGTATGAAAATACAGGAGATATCGGCCATCAAAAGGCAGAATTAATCAAAGCAGAAACAGCTGCTGATGGTGTAAGTATTCCATTCCATCCAGGTGCCCAGCGCTATTTGGAGGAAGCGGGAGTGGAACTGCCTTCTTCCTGATTGAATACAGAAAACGCCGGTAGCTCGTTTACCGGCGTTTTTTTTACAAAAGCAGGTGTACAGAATTGCGATTTCGCATCATTTTTATGATCAGTCTACTGATCATAACACTAGTTGCATTGTACATATTTGTCCCCTTCCGGCATATACTCGCCTGTAAAGATTTGCAAAGTGAGCGTCTCCTGGCTTATTTACCGGTCGAGGATGAAGCGCATGTGAGTATCCGATACACCCATTCCATCCATCGTTCAGATGTGACGGAAGAGTACACAATCAAGCAAACAAGATTATATCCTTTTCAGCTTGTCTACGAAGATACTGCAGTCGGCATGCCAGCAAATGCCAAGCCAGGTGAAACATTCGAGATGAAAGGTGGAAAATATTATATCCGGAATATGAAGGGCTATCAGGATGCTCTTAACCTGACAATCGGAGAAGTGGTGGCAAATCACCAGCTGGTCTATCAGAAGCACAGCTATTCTCTCCAAGACAATATCGGACCAGGTGTCTCCATTAAAATCCAAGCAGAATACACAAATTTATGGGAGCTATGGAAAGGAGAACTGCTTGAATGAACGATAAAGCTACGAACATTGACGTATTATCGGAACAAGAACAACAGCAGCTGATTGAGAAATACGATACCGAATCAAATTTCAGAAAGCTCACAGGAATCATGGCTACTGTCGTCTTTTTCTTATTGCTCGCGTTTTCCTTGTACCAGTTATATACCGCTACATATGGAAATGTACCGACTCAGATTCATCGATCCGTCCACTTAGGATTCGGGCTTGTGTTGATTTATCTGTTATTCCCGGCAAAACGTAAAAGCAAGGATAAACGGATTGCCTGGTATGATTATCTGTTAGCTGCACTTGGATTTTATGTAGGTGCTTATTGGCCGGTCATGTATGACAACATCATTGCCCAAGGCGGGCAGATGACTACACTGGATTTCGTTACAGGAGGAATAGCGGTCCTGCTCGTTCTGGAAGCGACAAGACGTACTGTCGGGCTGCCTATCATCATCATCGCCATCCTCTTCATGGCATATGCTTACTGGGGCAGGCAGCTTCCTGATTTCATCGTCCACCCAGGAGTAGATATAGATACACTCGTCAACTCCCTATTCTTCACAACAGAGGGCATGCTCGGTACGCCGATCGGTGTATCGGCAACGTATATTTTCCTCTTTCTTTTATTCGGTGCATTCCTGGTAAAGACTGGCGTAGGGCAGTATTTCAATGATCTAGCATTACTTGTAGCCGGAAGGAGAATTGGAGGCCCGGCGAAGGTTGCGATATTCTCCAGTGCACTGCAAGGTACGGTAAGCGGGAGCTCGGTAGCAAACGTTGTAACATCGGGATCTTTTACCATTCCAATGATGAAGAGACTTGGTTATTCCAAGAACTTCGCAGGTGCCGTCGAAGCTTCTTCTTCTACAGGAGGTCAAATCATGCCGCCTGTAATGGGGGCCGCAGCCTTCTTGATGGTCGAATTTATCGGTGTGAGTTATTGGACGATTGCCAAAGCGGCAATCATACCGGCTATCCTTTATTTTGCCGGCATCTGGATCATGACGCATTTTGAGGCGAAGCGAACTGGATTGAGAGGCCTCAAAAAAGAAGAACTTCCAAACAAAAAGGAAGTTTTAAGCAAACTATATTTGCTGCTTCCCATAATCGCTATGGTGTTTTATCTGAGCTCGGGTCTCAGCATCATGCGAGCAGCACTGTATGGGATCGTTACATGTGTGCTTGTCGCGTTAATCAGAAAAGAAGTCTACCGTCATCTGTACCCAATCGTATTCGGGGTTGTACTAGTTGCTTATTTGATTTACAGCGGTGTAACCGGTAGCATGTCCATTCAAAATGGTTTGATCATCGCAGCCATTGCAACTATCGTTGTCAGCTATTTCTTCGACCGTAACTTCATGGAGACAATTGAAGCATTAGTGGACGGTGCAAGAACTGCCCTCGGTGTAATTGCAGCGACTGCAGCAGCCGGGATCATCGTTGCAGTCGTTACAAAAACAGGACTTGGTCTGAGCCTTGCGAACAGCTTGGTCGGTCTTGCAAATGAACAGCTATTTTGGACGTTGTTCTTTACGATGATCGCATCCCTCATTCTTGGTATGGGTGCGCCGACGACAGCCAACTACATTATTACATCGACGATTGCTGCACCAGCAATCATCCTGCTTGGAGTCAGTGATCTGCAAGCGCATATGTTTGTTTTCTATTTCGGTATCATGGCTGATATTACACCACCGGTTGCTTTGGCAGCTTTTGCAGCAGCAGGTATGTCTGGAGGACGGCCGATTGCCACCGGGGTCATATCGACAAAACTGGCCATTGCCGCTTTCGTCATTCCGTATATGTTCGTCTTTGCCCCGGAACTGCTGCTGGTTGGCACAAGCAATTATCTAGAGGTTGCTTGGATATTCCTGACTGCTTTTCTTGGCATGATAGTCATTGGTGCCGGAATGATCGGTTATTGGTTCCGAAGATTGTATTGGCCAGAGCGTCTAGTAGCGTTGGCTGCCGGCTTAGCCTTGATCTACCCGGGAGTCTGGACCAGTATTGCTGGTTTAGTTGTTTTCGCTGCTCTAATCGCAATCCAGTACATGTATAAAAGATCTGAAATGAATCAGCCGGTTGCAAGCTGAATTAGAAGCTGCCCTTTCATGAGGGTGGCTTTTTTTCGTTACGTTATTCGGATATAGGTCTGATACAATGTCCTGGAGGTGGAGTGACATGGTTAAAGAACTAATTGATAATGACTGGCAAGATATTCTGCAGGGTGAATTTGAGAAAGACTATTATAAGGAACTGCGAAGCTTTTTAAAAAAAGCATATGAGGAACGGACGATTTATCCGGATATGCACCATATTTACGAAGCATTGCAAGTAACTTCATTTGCCGATACAAAGGTTGTCATCTTAGGACAAGATCCCTATCATGGCCCTAATCAGGCACATGGTCTTAGTTTTTCGGTACAGCCCGAGGTAGCTATCCCGAGATCACTGGTCAACATCTACAAGGAGCTGGCAGATGATATTGGCTGTCCGATTCCGACACATGGGTATTTGAAGCGCTGGGCTGAACAAGGCGTGCTGCTTTTGAACACCGCTTTGACAGTAGAAGCTCACCAGGCAGCATCGCACCGCGGTAAAGGGTGGGAGCACTTCACAGACCGAGTCATTGAGTCATTGAATGAGAAGCAGGATCCTGTTGTCTTCATTCTTTGGGGGAAACATGCCCAAGAAAAGCAGAAGCTGATTGATACGGAGAAGCACTATACACTTACATCGGTTCATCCAAGTCCGCTATCAGCAAGACGTGGTTTCTTTGGCAGCAAGCCATTTTCCAAGACAAACGAGATATTAGAAAATAATGGATTGAAGCCAATTGACTGGTGTATTCCAGACCTGTGAACAAAATGTAGAATCGGTATAAAGTACGTTCCCCTCTGCCTATTGTCTATGGTAAAATAGCGGGGATGCACAGTATCGATTCTATATTTTTGTGGAGGTAGGAAGACTTTGAAACATCTTTTGAAAGCATCGATGATCGGTTTGCTCGCGATGCTGATTACGTTTAACACTTTTCTAGCGAAGCCACTAGACACTCAAGCTGCGGAAGGCTTGGATATTAAAGCGGAATCCGCAATTCTAATAGACGCCAACTCTGGTGAAATATTATATGCGAAGCAGGCAGATCTCACTTTACCTCCAGCAAGTATGACGAAGATGATGTCGGAATATCTCATCTTGGATGCTATTGCAGCAGGAGATATTTCTTGGGATACGACAACACAAGTGAGCGATTATGCGTACAGTATTTCCTCTAATACAGACTTTTCCGGTACAGGACTTACGCAGAACAAGGATTATACAGTTCGCGACCTTTATAACGCGATGGCTATTAACTCCGATAATGCCGCAACAATAGTACTTGCAGAGCTTGTCGGCGGCAGTGAGACGGAATTCGTCAAGATGATGAATGAAAAAGCGAAAGACATTGGTATGAAGGACTATAAATTTGTTAATTCATCCGGTCTTTCTAACTCTGACTTAGGTGATAACCGACCAGAGGGAACAAATGTGAACGATGAAAACCTAATGACTGCAAAGTCCACTGGTATTCTGGCTTATAACTTGATCAAGGATCACCCAGAAGCACTTGAGGTTTCCAGCGTTACACAAACAGATTTTGACGGTAAACAAATCACGAACTGGAACTGGATGCTTCCAAACATGCCTGGCTACTTGGAAGCTTACGGCTATGAAGGCATGGATGGTTTGAAAACAGGTCATACAGACGTAGCAGGCTACTGCTTCACAGGTACGGCTGAACGTGATGGACAGCGATATATAACTGTTGTCATGAAGTCTGCCAGTGAGGAAGCACGCTTCCAGGAAACTGCAAAGCTGCTTGATTACGGCTTCAATCAATTCGAACAAGCTGAACTTTATAAAGCAGGAACAGAAATCAAAGACCATGCTTCTGTACCAGTTGCAAAAGGTAAAGAAGATAGTGTAGCCATTTCAACAAAAGATGCTGTTACTACTTCTGTGAAGAATGGCGAAGAAGATAAATATCATTTGGAATATAAAGTCGATAAGGACAAGCTGAATGCAGATGGCGAATTGGTCGCTCCAGTAAAAAAAGGCGACAAAGTCGGAACTGCGACACTTGTCTATGACGGCGATGACCAAGGCAATATCAACGGCGGCTCCTATACTGTTGACGTTGTAGCATCTGAAGATGTAGAGAAATCAAACTGGTTCATGCTCTCCCTAGGCGCAATCGGTGATTTCTTCGCAGGAATCTTCACTAGCGTTGCTGACACAGTTAAAGGCTGGTTTTAATTAAGAAAAGCGGAAAAGAACGCTTAGAAACGGAGGAATAGGTGAGAAAGCCCGTAATGAGGTGCATTTCCTCATGCAGGGATTAATCGCCTATACCGCAGTTTCTGTTCTTTGCAGCTAGACATAGCAAAAAAGCGGAAGAAGAAAAAGCGGAAAAGACTGAGTCTTTTCCGCTTTTCTCGTATAAAATCCTATTAGGATGTAGAAGCTAGAGCTGGAATTGCATATCATACTTGCATAATTACCTGGAATTAGCTATTCTGTAGGAAGAATAACAACAACGTGATGATAGGAACTAGTAACTTACAGCATGCTTTAAGAGAGTCGATGGCTGGTGAAAATCGATGCAGAGCTGTAAGTGAATCCATCCTGGAATGGTATGGAAACATACCCGGTACAAACCGTTACCTTGTCGAGCCGGAAGACTTATTTGTCTTCAACCAGGGTGGTATCGCGGGTGAAACATCTCGTCCCTTCTTTATAGGGATGAGATGTTTTTTTGTTTAAGAAAAAAGGAGGAAGCACATATGCTGGATTTGAAATTTTTACGTTCAAACTTTGAAGAAGTGAAACAGAAGCTGAAAAATATGGGTGAAGATCTGACTGTCTTAGATAAATTCGGAGATTTGGATGATCGCCGCCGGAAGCTGATCAATGACACAGAGGAACTAAAAGCAAAACGTAATGAGGTATCCAAGCAGATTGCTGTTCTTAAAAAAGAGAAGCAGGATGCCGATGCCCAAATCAAAGAGATGCGCGATGTTGGCGATCAAATCAAAGCATTTGATGAGGAGCTCCGGAGCGTGGAGAATGAGCTGGATATGCTATTATTGTCTATCCCAAATCTTGCGCATGAGAGCGTGCCTGTAGGCGACTCTGAGGACGATAATGTAGAAGCACGTAAATGGGGAGAAGTGCAGCAGAAGGACTTTGAGGAAAAAGCGCACTGGGATCTTGCGGCTGATTTAGGAATTCTGGATTTTGAACGTGCTGCGAAGGTAACAGGAAGCCGTTTTGTATTCTACACAGGTTTAGGTGCCCGTCTGGAGCGAGCTTTGATCAATTTTATGATGGACCTTCACGCTGATGAACATGGTTATCAGGAAATGCTGCCTCCTTATATGGTGAACAGAGCAAGCATGACAGGAACAGGTCAGCTGCCAAAGTTTGAAGAGGATGCTTTCAAGGTAGAAGGCTGGGATTACTTCCTCGTTCCTACAGCTGAGGTACCTGTAACGAACTATTACCGAGAAGAAATATTGAAAGGGGAACAGCTTCCGCAAAAATTCACTGCATTCAGCGCTTCCTTCCGTTCTGAAGCAGGATCTGCCGGCCGTGATACACGCGGTTTGATTCGTCAGCATCAATTTAACAAAGTTGAGCTTGTTCAATTTGTTAAGCCAGAAGAATCTTATAATGTGCTGGAAGAAATCACAGGCCATGCAGAGAAAGTCTTGCAGCTTCTTGGTCTTCCGCACCGAGTGGTTACATTATGTACGGGAGATCTTGGTTTCTCTTCTGCAAAAACGTATGATATCGAGGTGTGGCTGCCTAGCGGTGGTACGTATCGCGAGATTTCCTCTGTATCAAACTTCGAGGACTTCCAAGCGCGTCGTGCTGGCATCCGTTTCAAACGAGATGACAAGAGCAAGCCAGAATTCGTTCATACATTGAATGGATCAGGTTTGGCATTAGGCCGAACGGTTGCTGCTATCCTGGAGAATTACCAGCAGGCTGATGGATCCGTGAAGATTCCAGAAGTGTTGGTACCTTATATGGGTGGTAAAACAGAAATCCGCTAAAAGCGGCAGCCTTGACACCAAACTTAAAAATATGGTGAGATAGCTTTTGGAGACAAAAGCATGGAGGGGTACCCAAGTCCGGCTGAAGGGATCGGTCTCGAAAACCGACAGGGGCTTAACGGCTCGCGGGGGTTCGAATCCCCCCTCCTCCGCCATTTTTTCATATTTTGTTGACATATTGGTATCCTATATGATATATTAGTCCTTGTCTTACGGAGGAATACCCAAGTTTGGCTGAAGGGATCGGTCTTGAAAACCGACAGGGGCTTAACGGCTCGCGGGGGTTCGAATCCCTCTTCCTCCGCCATATATTTTACAAACGCATAAAATTGGAGATATATAAAATCGTTACGTTCATCGTAACGATTTTTTTTATATATTGACTTCTATTATGAAGCATCGGATAATACTACAAACTTGTTTCACGTGGAACGGAGGCATTTATGAAGAAAATAGCATTTGTAGGCGCAGGCGCAATGGCTGAAGCGCTTGTTAAAGGATTGATCACAGTAGAGCTGCTCCCAGCGGAAGATATATGGCTGACGAATCATGCTAATGAGGAGAGATTGCACGAATTGCACACAGCGTACGGTGTAACGGTTACGCGTGATCAGACAGATCTCTTGAAAGATGCTGATGTCATTATGCTATCAATGAAACCGAAAGATGCGGAGGCTGCATTATCGTCTTTAAAAGCAGCAAAGCTTGAGCCAGGACAAGTTATTGTATCTATATTGGCAGGAATTCACACATCTTTCTTGGAAAGCTATCTCCCGTTCAATCAGCCGGTAGTTCGCGCTATGCCTAATACCTCTGCTACAATTCTCGAGGCTGCTACAGCTATCGCTGCAGGAGTTCATGCAGGTAGTGAGGAAATGAAGAATGTAAGCAGGCTGTTCAAGACTGTTGGAGAAGTTGTAGAGGTAGCAGAAGAGGATATGGATGCTGTCACAGCCATTTCTGGCAGCGGTCCGGCTTATCTATATTACATGATGGAGGCTTTGGAGGAAGCAAGCTCTCAAGTCGGTCTTGATGAGAATGTTGGCAAACAACTATTGATCCAGACCTTCAAAGGGGCTGCGAAGATGCTTGAGCAGTCTGATTTAACCCCAGCTCAGCTGCGTGCGAACATTACTAGTGCTGGTGGTACGACCGCAGCAGGTATTAGCGTATTAGAAGAGCAAGGCGTCAAAATCGCCATTCAAGCATGCATAAAAGCAGCAGCCGACCGATCGAAGGAAATGGGACAAGCATTCAATAAATAAAAAATCCGCCTTTGAAGGCGGATTTTTTTATTTGGAAGGCTGATGGGATGTCCATTTACGGGAGTGCTGGATAAAGTGTCCGACTTTCTCCAGAATCGGTTCAATGGACGTATTTGGATTCAGTAAATCATAGTCTGCTATATTCACTCGCAATACCGGACAAGCATTGAAATCATTGATCCATTTATCGTAGCGATGGAACATCTCTTCCCAATAGCTGATCGGTGTTTGCTGTTCCATTTCCCGACCGCGCTGCTTGATACGGCTGATGATATGATCGAAGGATCCCTCCAAGTAAATCAGCAAGTCTGGATGAGGGAAGTAAGGTGTCATCACCATCGCATCAAAGAGGGAACGGTATGTTTCATAGTCGACCTTGGACATATTTCCTTCTTCATACGCCATCCGAGCAAAAATACCAGTATCTTCATAGATGGAACGATCTTGTATAAAGCCGCCGCCATATTCGAAAATTCTTTTTTGCTCTTTGAAGCGTTCAGCTAGAAAGTAGACTTGAAGGTGGAAGCTCCAGCGTTCAAAGTCAGCATAATATTTATCCAAGTAGGGATTTCCATCCACTTTCTCAAAGCTCGTCCGAAACTGTAACGCATCTGCCAAGGCTTGTGTCATTGTCGATTTTCCGACACCTACAGTACCTGCAATGGTGATTACACTGTCTGCAGGTATATGGTATTTCTCTCTAAGGTTCATGATGATGTTACTCCTTTATCCAAGTGAGAGGAGATCCTGTCACAAATATACTTCCAATCCTGCTCGTTCTTCACAAAATCCAACTCATCCCCGCTTAATCGAAGCACAGGTATGTCTGGGTTTTCTTGTTCAAAACGATCCATGAAGGTTTGGTAATCAGCAGATAGCTGCTTTAAGTAGTCCGGCTGGATATGCTGTTCTTCTTTTCGGTCACGCATTTCGATCCGTTCAAGCAATGTTTCCAAGCTGGCATCCAAATAGATGACCATATTAGGCAGCGCGATATCCTCTGTAAGAATAGAGAAAATCTTGCTGTATTTATCAAACTCCGGTGCAGCAAGTGTACGCTGGGCAAAAATCATATTCTTTGCGATATGATAATCTGCGACCACCGGTTGATTCTGTGAAAGATAGTCCTTGCGAATATCATTCAGCTGTTTGTAACGGTTCGTTAAAAAGAACATTTCCAGCTGAAAGCTCCATTCCTCGATATTCTCATAAAATTTGCCTAGGAACGGGTTTTCTTCTACAATCTCCTTCAGCAGTTCATACTGAAAGTGTTCTGCGATTCTTTTAGCCAATGATGTCTTTCCGACACCGATTGGACCTTCCACTGCAATAAATGGCAGCTCGTGCATGATGTATCCTCCAAACTCAAACGTTGTATGGCAAATAAATATAGTTTACCATAGAAGGGCTATTGCTTCGATACAGTGAAGGAAGAAACTAGTGGAAAATGCGACAGACTTTGCAAGCTTTCCCGATTCAGTTATAATATAGTATGTCGTGGCTCCGTAGCTCAGGGGATAGAGCATCGGTTTCCTAAACCGTGTGTCGCAAGTTCGAATCTTGCCGGGGCCGTCTGTATACCACTATGTAGCGGTTTAAGCTGTTTCTCTCTCGCGTTAGCTAAACCGAAGGGATACGGTTTCATACCGTCCTCATATTACCGAACATTAACGTCATTTTACGTTCCTTATCCGTATTGGAATAAGTTACGAAAGGTGGCGTTTTTGTTTTGCCCTCAAACAGTCGCAAAGGTAAACCCATTGTTACTACTCGTAAGGCACGAGAAATTAGTGACTACATTCCTTTGCAATCAACAATAGAAGAAGCATTCAAAAGCTTTCTATCGCTAAAGAAAAGCCTTGGCGTTCGGAATCGAACTGTTTCTGACTATCATCATTTGATGGATTACTTCGTCTCATGGCTAAATGTAAGTCATCCGGAAATAGGAATGATAGATGAGATTAGTACAGCAATTATCCGAGAGTACCTTCTTTACTTACGAGAGGAAAGGTATAACGACCGTACAAAGAGTGTAGGGTTATCGCCATTCACTATAAACGTGCGGATACGCTTCTTGAAGACGTTCTTCAATGCGTTATACAAGGTAGAAATCATTAATAAGAACCCGGCTAGGAACATTCAGCTTATGAAGGTCGATGAAGACGGGCTAGAACCTCTCACAGATGAAGAAGTCAACAAGCTTATAAGCGTTCCGGATGAACGGTATTATGCCCAGTTTAGGGACTTAGTAATGATGTATCTCATGTTGGATACTGGTATGCGGATAAACGAAGTATGCGAACTTGAAAATCATGATATTGACTTCAAGACGAGGGCTATAATCTTGCCCGCTGCTAAGAACAAGAATCGTAAGCCAAGAATCCTCCCACTTTCAAATCAAGTAGTAAAGCTACTTTTGGAGTTGGTGGCAGAAAACAAAGCTAACTTTGATACGGAGTATGTCTTCGTTTCGAATATAGGTACACGGTACAACCCTAATTCTTTTCGGAAGAGGTTGAACAACTACAAAGACATAGCAGGTATAACGAAGCGGGTTTCACCCCATGTATTTCGTCATATGTTTTGTAGGAACTACATTCTGAATGGTGGCGATATATTCACGTTACAAAGGATTGTAGGACATGCAGACATATCTACAACACGTAAGTACATCCAACTACTTAACTAGAACCAATAACTAGAACCATATAACAATAACCAATAACAAGAGGGAAGGGGATTACACCCCTTCCTTTTACCATATTAGCGAATTAAATGAGGTTGTTTACAATACAAGAGGATTAACATCGCAATGATAATATTCCATTTGATATAATTGGTAAAAAATGAAGGAAGAGTTAAAATGAACAATCAAACCATTGAGATTTTATCTGCAGTTAAGACTGGATTGATGGATGCTTATATTAGGTTTATAGATGAAGCCGTTTATTGGGATATTGTTTCAGATGAAGATTATCGTACAGCAAGAAGAATCATTAGAACTTTATGCGAGAAAGTGGGCATGGAAGTACCTAATTTTGTAGAGGAAAGCCTTACAGTAGAGGAGTTTTGTAGATACTTAAGTCAAGAGAGTTATGGAGGGTACGGTGATAATGCGTTAGAAATTACAGCTTTGTTTAACAAGCTAATTTCCTATCTGGACGATAATATGTATGAGGTTCAGATTATTAAGGTTGAAAGTGATATCCCGAAAGAATTGAAGTTCGATAGTATTATAGATGACTTAATGAATTGTGAAACAAGAATAGACGTTGGTGATTATTCTGGGGCAATTACTTCAGCGCGTTCAATGGTTGAGGGAGTATGTAAGGAGATATTAATAAAATGTGGTGTTAAGGAGATTAGCTACAACAGTGTACCTAGTTTATTTGATAAAGTGAGAAAGGTTTTGAACTTAGACCCAAGTGATGAAAGCTTAGATAAGCCTTTGAAGCAGATTATCAGTGGGTTAAACAAGACCGTAGGGGGACTAAATGAGATTAGAAACAAGGTTGGGGACGGGCATGCGGGTAGAAGAAGACCTACTCTTCATCATGCAGTACTAGCGGTAAACGCTGCAAAAACAATTACAAATTTTCTGTTCCATACTTTGGAGTATCAAAAAGAAAAAGGTACCATCGCTATAGTAAGTGAGGAGAGATAAGATGACAGTAGATAAAGATTTATTGTATTTAAAAGATGCACTAAGTAATAAAACACTTAAGAAACTCAGTAAAATTCCAAAGAAGTGTTATAAGTACGCACTGGTAGCAGTTTTTCTTAATATCATTAACAGAAAGCACGTTACTAGAGGTCAAGCAACGAATCTAAAGATAGTAGACGGTATACGAAATTACCCAAAGCTTTATAGCCAATCTAATTTGGATAACATTAGTGATACAGTAGTTGAGACACTAAAAGCAACAGGATTCTATAACGCCG
Coding sequences within it:
- the guaB gene encoding IMP dehydrogenase, giving the protein MREDKFTKEGLTFDDVLLVPAKSEVLPRDVKFQTALTKNITLNIPLISAGMDTVTEASMAIAMARQGGLGIIHKNMSIEEQAEQVDRVKRSESGVITDPFFLCPENQVFDAEHLMGKFRISGVPIVNNREEQKLIGILTNRDLRFVQDYSIAISDVMTKENLVTAPVGTTLDDAEKILQKHKIEKLPLVDENGVLKGLITIKDIEKVIEFPNSAKDKHGRLLVGAAVGVTGDAMTRISKLVDAGVDVLVVDTAHGHSKGVLEQVKAIKDKFPEVDLIAGNVATAEGTRALIEAGADVVKVGIGPGSICTTRVVAGVGVPQITAVYDCAAEAEKHGVAIIADGGIKYSGDIAKAIAAGGHAVMLGSMFAGTTESPGETEIFQGRQYKVYRGMGSVGAMKSGSKDRYFQGETEEAKKLVPEGIEGRVAYKGSLSDTVHQLLGGLRASMGYCGAPDLDYFRENAQFIRMTGAGLRESHPHDIQITKEAPNYSVN
- a CDS encoding TAXI family TRAP transporter solute-binding subunit, giving the protein MKMKKSLSAVVLMTLLALILSACGGGTAGGSGDSGEEEGGQQFITLLTGGTEGTYYPLGGSIAEILNSNVDDVKATATSTGASVENMNKLSEGNDDIVAFSQTDIAAYASEGTLMFDGQGIDSIQAIGSLYPETIQIVATEDSGIQTVEDLKGKTVSIGAPGSGTNASAEDILGIYDMTVEDIEVQNLDFGESTAGMQDGTIDAAFITAGTPTGAVESLSATTPVTIVGLDQDKVDQLIEEKPYYAPYTIEAGTYSLEEPVETVSVNAMLVTTEGMDEELVYNMTKALYENTGDIGHQKAELIKAETAADGVSIPFHPGAQRYLEEAGVELPSS
- a CDS encoding DUF1850 domain-containing protein, producing MRFRIIFMISLLIITLVALYIFVPFRHILACKDLQSERLLAYLPVEDEAHVSIRYTHSIHRSDVTEEYTIKQTRLYPFQLVYEDTAVGMPANAKPGETFEMKGGKYYIRNMKGYQDALNLTIGEVVANHQLVYQKHSYSLQDNIGPGVSIKIQAEYTNLWELWKGELLE
- a CDS encoding TRAP transporter permease, which produces MNDKATNIDVLSEQEQQQLIEKYDTESNFRKLTGIMATVVFFLLLAFSLYQLYTATYGNVPTQIHRSVHLGFGLVLIYLLFPAKRKSKDKRIAWYDYLLAALGFYVGAYWPVMYDNIIAQGGQMTTLDFVTGGIAVLLVLEATRRTVGLPIIIIAILFMAYAYWGRQLPDFIVHPGVDIDTLVNSLFFTTEGMLGTPIGVSATYIFLFLLFGAFLVKTGVGQYFNDLALLVAGRRIGGPAKVAIFSSALQGTVSGSSVANVVTSGSFTIPMMKRLGYSKNFAGAVEASSSTGGQIMPPVMGAAAFLMVEFIGVSYWTIAKAAIIPAILYFAGIWIMTHFEAKRTGLRGLKKEELPNKKEVLSKLYLLLPIIAMVFYLSSGLSIMRAALYGIVTCVLVALIRKEVYRHLYPIVFGVVLVAYLIYSGVTGSMSIQNGLIIAAIATIVVSYFFDRNFMETIEALVDGARTALGVIAATAAAGIIVAVVTKTGLGLSLANSLVGLANEQLFWTLFFTMIASLILGMGAPTTANYIITSTIAAPAIILLGVSDLQAHMFVFYFGIMADITPPVALAAFAAAGMSGGRPIATGVISTKLAIAAFVIPYMFVFAPELLLVGTSNYLEVAWIFLTAFLGMIVIGAGMIGYWFRRLYWPERLVALAAGLALIYPGVWTSIAGLVVFAALIAIQYMYKRSEMNQPVAS
- a CDS encoding uracil-DNA glycosylase codes for the protein MVKELIDNDWQDILQGEFEKDYYKELRSFLKKAYEERTIYPDMHHIYEALQVTSFADTKVVILGQDPYHGPNQAHGLSFSVQPEVAIPRSLVNIYKELADDIGCPIPTHGYLKRWAEQGVLLLNTALTVEAHQAASHRGKGWEHFTDRVIESLNEKQDPVVFILWGKHAQEKQKLIDTEKHYTLTSVHPSPLSARRGFFGSKPFSKTNEILENNGLKPIDWCIPDL